One segment of Senegalia massiliensis DNA contains the following:
- the xdh gene encoding selenium-dependent xanthine dehydrogenase gives MYSFILNGKKIEVEKDKRLLEYLRDDTDLTSVKNGCNGEGVCGACTILVDGKKMKACILTISKIDGKKITTVEGLTDIEKEIYTWAFGKAGAVQCGYCIPGMVISAKALIDKNSNPSSNDIKKAIVGNLCRCTGYVKIEKAIALAAKALREGNIPKDEKSKGNVGDRMKRIDNDEKVLGTGEYVDDMKIEGMIYGKALRTKYPRALIKSINIEKALEHKDCETVLTAKDIPGERYIGHLKKDWPALIDIGEETRYLGDGIALVASNTKESLDEILNLIEVEYEELVPLSKPEIAMKEDSPKIHEKGNILSKQFLKKGNVDEVIKNSKYVVTNHYSTPFTEHAFLEPESGLAVPENDGVTIYTSCQGVYAVQSECSELLGVEPKRVRAICKLVGGGFGGKEDMSVQHHAALLAWDTKKPVKVTLTRAESLVIHPKRHPMEMEFTTACDESGKLTAMKARIIADTGAYASLGGPVLQRACTHAAGPYNYQNVDIEGIAVYTNNPPAGAYRGFGVTQTIFATECNINLLAQKAGLSAWEIRYRNAIKPGDILPNGQIADETTAMVECLESLKEEYDNNTYVGIASGIKNTGLGVGVPDIGRCRLSVVNGKIHIRVGAVCIGQGLGTIMTQILCETVDISPELVVVDAPDTAITPNSGMTTASRQTFFAGEAVRRASLKLKKSLEVKLLKELEDEDFYGEYEGITDPMGSQKDNPVSHVAYSYAAHLVILNDEGKLKKVVAAHDIGKAINPKNLEGQIEGGVVMSLGYALTEDYPLKDSIPQVKFGKLGLFRSTSVPEIKSVIIEKSNEILAFGAKGIGEIASIPTAPAVQGAYLKYDGEFRTKLPLEDTPYNKKKK, from the coding sequence ATGTATAGCTTTATATTAAATGGAAAAAAAATAGAGGTTGAAAAGGATAAGAGATTATTAGAATATCTAAGAGATGATACGGATTTAACATCAGTAAAAAATGGATGTAATGGTGAAGGGGTATGTGGTGCATGTACAATATTAGTAGATGGTAAGAAAATGAAAGCATGTATCTTAACTATTTCTAAAATTGATGGTAAAAAAATAACAACAGTTGAAGGACTCACAGATATAGAAAAAGAAATATATACTTGGGCATTTGGAAAAGCTGGAGCAGTTCAATGTGGTTACTGTATACCGGGTATGGTTATATCAGCTAAAGCTTTAATAGATAAAAACTCTAATCCATCATCAAATGATATTAAAAAAGCTATAGTAGGCAATTTATGTAGGTGTACTGGATATGTAAAAATTGAAAAAGCTATAGCACTTGCAGCAAAAGCACTTAGAGAAGGTAATATTCCAAAAGACGAAAAGTCTAAAGGGAATGTTGGAGATAGAATGAAAAGAATAGATAATGATGAAAAAGTACTTGGTACAGGGGAATATGTAGATGATATGAAAATAGAAGGAATGATATATGGTAAAGCACTAAGAACTAAATATCCTCGTGCTCTAATTAAAAGTATTAATATAGAAAAAGCATTAGAGCATAAGGATTGTGAAACAGTGCTCACAGCAAAAGATATACCAGGGGAAAGATATATAGGACACCTTAAAAAAGATTGGCCTGCTCTTATAGATATAGGAGAAGAAACAAGATACTTAGGAGATGGAATTGCATTAGTAGCATCTAATACTAAAGAATCTCTTGATGAAATATTAAACTTAATAGAAGTTGAGTATGAAGAATTAGTTCCACTATCTAAACCTGAGATTGCTATGAAGGAAGATTCTCCAAAAATTCATGAAAAGGGTAATATATTATCAAAACAATTTCTTAAAAAAGGTAATGTTGATGAAGTGATTAAAAACTCAAAATATGTAGTTACAAATCATTATTCTACACCTTTTACTGAACATGCTTTTTTAGAGCCTGAAAGCGGATTAGCAGTTCCAGAAAATGATGGAGTAACTATATATACTAGTTGTCAAGGAGTATATGCAGTTCAGTCAGAATGTTCAGAGTTGTTAGGAGTTGAACCTAAAAGAGTAAGAGCAATATGTAAACTTGTAGGGGGAGGTTTTGGAGGTAAAGAGGATATGAGTGTTCAGCATCATGCAGCACTTCTTGCTTGGGATACTAAAAAACCAGTGAAAGTTACTCTTACAAGAGCTGAAAGTTTAGTAATTCATCCAAAGAGACATCCAATGGAAATGGAATTTACTACAGCATGTGATGAAAGTGGAAAACTTACAGCAATGAAAGCTAGAATAATAGCTGACACAGGTGCATATGCATCATTAGGTGGACCAGTCCTTCAAAGAGCTTGTACTCACGCAGCAGGTCCATATAATTATCAAAATGTAGATATAGAAGGAATAGCTGTTTATACTAACAATCCTCCAGCAGGTGCATATAGAGGATTTGGAGTAACTCAGACAATATTTGCAACAGAGTGTAATATTAATCTTTTAGCACAAAAAGCAGGATTATCTGCTTGGGAAATAAGATATAGAAATGCTATAAAACCAGGTGATATATTACCGAATGGACAAATTGCAGATGAAACTACAGCAATGGTAGAATGTTTAGAATCACTTAAAGAAGAATATGATAATAATACTTATGTAGGCATAGCATCAGGAATAAAAAATACTGGTCTTGGAGTTGGTGTACCTGATATAGGCAGATGTAGACTATCAGTGGTAAATGGTAAAATACACATAAGAGTAGGCGCAGTTTGTATAGGACAAGGGCTTGGAACTATAATGACTCAGATTTTATGTGAAACAGTGGATATTTCACCAGAACTTGTAGTTGTTGATGCTCCAGATACAGCTATTACACCTAACTCAGGAATGACTACAGCTTCACGTCAAACTTTTTTTGCAGGTGAGGCAGTTAGAAGAGCATCTTTAAAACTAAAAAAATCATTAGAAGTAAAACTACTTAAGGAATTAGAAGATGAAGACTTTTATGGTGAATATGAAGGTATAACAGATCCTATGGGATCTCAAAAAGATAATCCAGTAAGTCATGTTGCTTATAGCTATGCTGCTCATTTAGTTATATTAAATGATGAAGGAAAATTAAAAAAAGTAGTGGCAGCACATGATATAGGAAAAGCGATAAATCCTAAGAATTTAGAAGGTCAAATTGAAGGTGGAGTAGTAATGAGCCTTGGATATGCATTAACAGAAGATTATCCATTAAAAGATTCTATACCTCAAGTTAAATTCGGAAAATTAGGACTATTTCGTTCTACATCTGTTCCAGAGATTAAATCTGTTATAATAGAAAAGAGTAATGAAATTCTTGCATTTGGAGCAAAAGGAATTGGTGAAATAGCTTCAATACCTACAGCTCCAGCGGTACAAGGAGCATACTTAAAGTATGATGGTGAATTTAGAACGAAATTGCCATTAGAAGACACACCGTATAATAAAAAGAAAAAATAA
- a CDS encoding 4Fe-4S binding protein: MAKLSVNICGIEFPNPVMTAAGPGARNGDYCKKAADGGAGGIVTKTISVKPADIPRPCMGNTKSGFLNTELWSEHSVEEWLETEYKIAKETGLPVIIGMGYTAQQIEKLAPMVKPYADAVELSTHYVGTDVTPIVNAMKAAKRFLDVPVFVKMSPHTDIQTIAKALEEAGADGLVMINSFGPVMTIDTDTGLPIMGSKTGYGWLSGSPIHPLAVRCIYDASKSVNIPIIGVGGVTNGREVAEMFMAGASAVQVCTEAILKGPDIYGKIVKELNDFLDEKGYKDIEEIKGLTHKKIEERNYREHVIPPSIDGDKCILCGICERVCPYDAIKVEDEWKIDVDKCFGCGLCVTVCPTNALSIPYK, encoded by the coding sequence ATGGCAAAATTAAGTGTAAATATTTGTGGTATAGAATTTCCAAATCCAGTGATGACGGCAGCAGGTCCAGGTGCGAGAAATGGTGATTATTGCAAAAAAGCAGCAGATGGTGGTGCAGGTGGTATTGTCACAAAAACTATTTCAGTAAAGCCAGCAGATATACCAAGGCCTTGTATGGGAAATACTAAAAGTGGATTTTTAAATACAGAATTATGGTCAGAGCACTCAGTTGAAGAATGGTTAGAAACAGAATATAAAATAGCAAAAGAAACTGGATTACCAGTTATTATAGGTATGGGTTATACTGCACAGCAAATAGAAAAATTAGCTCCAATGGTAAAGCCTTATGCAGATGCAGTAGAGCTATCTACACATTATGTAGGAACGGATGTAACCCCTATAGTAAATGCTATGAAGGCAGCAAAAAGATTTTTAGATGTACCTGTATTTGTTAAAATGAGTCCTCATACTGATATTCAAACCATAGCTAAAGCTTTAGAAGAAGCAGGAGCTGATGGACTTGTAATGATTAATTCTTTTGGGCCAGTTATGACTATAGATACTGACACAGGGCTTCCTATAATGGGTAGTAAAACAGGATATGGTTGGTTATCAGGATCTCCAATTCATCCTTTAGCTGTTAGATGTATATATGATGCTTCAAAATCTGTAAATATTCCTATTATTGGTGTAGGTGGTGTTACTAATGGAAGAGAAGTAGCAGAGATGTTTATGGCAGGGGCATCAGCAGTTCAAGTTTGTACAGAAGCTATATTAAAGGGACCGGACATATATGGAAAAATAGTTAAAGAATTAAATGATTTTTTAGATGAAAAAGGCTATAAAGATATAGAAGAGATAAAAGGATTAACACATAAAAAGATAGAGGAAAGAAATTATAGAGAGCATGTTATACCTCCATCGATTGATGGTGATAAATGTATATTATGTGGAATATGTGAAAGGGTTTGCCCATATGATGCAATAAAGGTTGAAGATGAGTGGAAAATAGATGTAGATAAATGTTTTGGTTGTGGATTGTGTGTAACAGTATGTCCTACAAATGCTCTAAGTATACCTTATAAATAG
- the hydA gene encoding dihydropyrimidinase translates to MIIKNGLIISEQSTYKADILIKDEKIECIGNNIEEQGHEIIDAEGRYIIPGAIDVHTHMNLIAGNYPTVDDFYSGTIAAACGGTTTIVDHLGFGPEGCNLSHQINKYHELAHDKAMIDYSFHGVVQHLNDEILDELEYHVNNGIISFKVYMAYNNKLSDDELYRVLRKMKQLGGIVPVHAENDQVINYFRAKYKSQGKIAPIYHAKSRPNNTESEAIGRILNLAKLAGDAPVYIVHLSTKEGLQEVKEARKRGQKNIFVETCTQYLTLTEEKYEKDHFEGLKYIMAPPLRTKKDIDFLWKGINQGHIQTIGTDHCPFSFSQKLIAKNDFTIAPGGGPGVEERVSVIFSEGVSKGKISINKFVEMMCTNPSRIYGLYPKKGVIQPGSDADIVIINPNSEREIKIKDLHGNSDYSMYEGLKVKCKIDRVILRGITIVKENEFLSNTIKGKFIKRKKINKNL, encoded by the coding sequence ATGATAATTAAAAATGGCTTAATAATTTCAGAACAAAGTACTTATAAAGCTGATATTTTAATAAAAGACGAAAAAATAGAATGCATAGGTAATAACATAGAAGAACAAGGACATGAAATTATAGATGCAGAAGGACGGTATATAATTCCAGGAGCAATAGATGTTCATACTCATATGAATTTGATAGCTGGAAATTATCCTACAGTTGATGATTTTTACTCAGGAACAATAGCAGCTGCATGTGGTGGAACAACAACTATTGTTGATCATTTAGGTTTTGGACCTGAAGGTTGTAACTTAAGCCATCAGATTAATAAATATCATGAATTAGCTCATGATAAAGCTATGATTGATTATAGTTTTCATGGTGTTGTACAGCATCTAAATGATGAAATTTTAGATGAATTAGAATACCATGTAAACAATGGAATCATTAGTTTTAAGGTGTATATGGCGTACAATAATAAATTAAGTGATGATGAATTATATAGAGTTCTTAGAAAAATGAAACAATTAGGTGGTATTGTACCAGTTCATGCAGAAAATGATCAAGTCATAAATTATTTTAGAGCTAAATATAAAAGTCAAGGTAAAATTGCTCCAATATATCATGCTAAATCTAGACCAAATAATACAGAATCAGAGGCAATAGGTAGGATACTTAATTTAGCTAAACTTGCAGGGGATGCACCAGTGTATATTGTACATTTATCCACTAAAGAAGGTTTACAAGAAGTAAAGGAAGCACGAAAAAGAGGACAGAAAAATATATTTGTAGAAACTTGTACTCAATATTTGACTCTTACTGAAGAGAAATATGAAAAAGATCATTTTGAAGGACTTAAATATATAATGGCCCCACCTTTAAGAACGAAAAAAGATATTGATTTTTTGTGGAAGGGAATAAACCAAGGTCATATACAAACTATTGGAACTGATCATTGTCCTTTTAGCTTTAGTCAAAAACTGATAGCAAAAAATGATTTTACTATAGCACCAGGAGGAGGACCTGGTGTAGAAGAAAGGGTTTCAGTAATATTTTCAGAAGGAGTTAGTAAAGGGAAGATAAGTATAAATAAATTTGTAGAAATGATGTGTACAAATCCTTCAAGAATATATGGATTATACCCTAAGAAGGGTGTAATACAACCAGGTTCAGATGCCGACATAGTGATAATAAATCCGAACAGTGAACGAGAAATAAAAATCAAAGATTTACATGGAAATTCAGATTATTCTATGTATGAAGGTTTAAAAGTTAAATGTAAAATTGATAGAGTAATATTAAGGGGAATTACAATTGTAAAGGAAAATGAATTTTTATCAAATACAATCAAAGGAAAATTTATAAAGAGGAAAAAGATAAACAAAAATTTATAA
- a CDS encoding ornithine carbamoyltransferase — protein sequence MQTTFRGKDFITLQEWTKDEINTLLDVSFDLKRKFAMGESTPYLRDKSIFLMFFEQSTRTRNSMEAGMAQLGGHGNFLDTSTMQIAHGEVAKDTGVILSRMGHGIAARNCFWKQGNKYLREMAKYASVPVMNLQCDLYHPMQGIADLMTIQEKLGRTQNVKVSIIWAYATTHKKPISVPLTQALLFPRYGMDVTLAYPKGYDLPDWAIEQAKENAEKNGGKFRITHDMEEAYRNADVVIPKNWGSWVNNESEEVVDDMLEQYKSWKCTQEMMDLTNKDSIYMHALPADRVNEVEDSVIDGPHSVIYDEAENRLHTAKAVMTLTMGGK from the coding sequence ATGCAAACTACATTTAGAGGTAAGGACTTTATAACATTACAAGAATGGACAAAGGATGAAATTAACACTTTATTAGATGTATCTTTTGATTTAAAAAGAAAATTTGCTATGGGAGAGTCAACTCCATATTTGAGAGATAAATCAATATTTTTAATGTTCTTTGAACAATCTACAAGAACAAGAAATTCAATGGAAGCAGGAATGGCACAATTAGGTGGACATGGTAACTTCCTAGATACTTCAACAATGCAAATAGCACATGGTGAAGTTGCTAAGGATACTGGAGTAATATTATCTAGAATGGGTCATGGAATAGCTGCAAGGAATTGTTTCTGGAAACAAGGAAATAAATATTTAAGAGAAATGGCTAAATATGCATCAGTTCCAGTAATGAATCTTCAATGTGACCTTTATCATCCAATGCAAGGAATAGCTGACTTAATGACTATTCAAGAAAAATTAGGAAGAACTCAAAATGTAAAAGTATCTATCATTTGGGCATATGCTACTACTCATAAGAAGCCTATTTCAGTACCTTTAACTCAGGCTTTATTATTCCCAAGATATGGTATGGATGTAACTTTAGCTTATCCTAAAGGATATGATTTACCAGATTGGGCTATTGAACAAGCCAAAGAAAATGCAGAAAAAAATGGTGGAAAATTTAGAATAACTCATGATATGGAAGAAGCATATAGAAATGCTGATGTAGTTATACCTAAGAACTGGGGTAGTTGGGTAAATAATGAAAGTGAAGAAGTTGTAGATGATATGTTAGAGCAATATAAGAGCTGGAAATGTACTCAAGAAATGATGGATTTAACTAATAAAGATTCTATATACATGCATGCGTTACCAGCAGATAGAGTAAATGAAGTGGAAGATTCAGTTATAGATGGGCCACATTCAGTAATTTATGATGAAGCAGAAAATAGACTTCATACAGCTAAAGCGGTAATGACATTAACAATGGGTGGAAAGTAA
- a CDS encoding YgeY family selenium metabolism-linked hydrolase — translation MSKYFKVKEIFELAKKYEQDMSTFLRKMISHPSESCNEKEVIHTIKEEMEKVGFDKVEIDPMGNVLGYIGHGKHVIAMDAHIDTVGVGDESAWEFDPFEGMEDDEVVGGRGASDQEGGMASMVYAGKIIKDLGLEDDYTLIVTGTVQEEDCDGLCWQYIIEESKIKPEFVVITEPTSLNIYRGHRGRMEIKVTTKGLSCHGSAPERGENAIFKMAPILNELKALHENLHYDEFLGKGTLTVSEIFFSSPSRCAVADGCTISIDRRLTDGETWQGAIQEIKNLPAVKAANAEVELYKYDRPSWTGLVYPTESYFPSWVLEEDHPACQTLVDGYRELFKEEPLVDKWTFSTNAVSIMGRYGIPCIGFGPGHEDQAHAPNEKTWKNELVKCAALYALTPITYVNKYVNK, via the coding sequence ATGTCAAAATATTTTAAAGTTAAAGAAATTTTCGAATTAGCAAAAAAGTATGAACAAGATATGTCTACATTTTTAAGAAAAATGATTAGTCATCCAAGTGAATCTTGTAATGAGAAGGAAGTAATTCATACAATTAAAGAAGAAATGGAAAAAGTAGGTTTTGATAAAGTGGAAATAGATCCAATGGGTAATGTGTTAGGTTATATTGGTCATGGAAAACATGTAATAGCTATGGATGCTCATATTGATACTGTAGGTGTAGGTGATGAATCTGCATGGGAGTTTGACCCTTTTGAAGGAATGGAAGATGATGAGGTAGTAGGTGGAAGAGGAGCTTCTGACCAAGAAGGCGGAATGGCTTCAATGGTATATGCTGGTAAAATCATAAAAGACTTAGGTCTTGAAGATGATTATACTTTAATAGTTACAGGTACAGTTCAAGAAGAAGATTGTGATGGATTATGCTGGCAATATATTATAGAAGAATCTAAGATTAAGCCAGAATTTGTAGTTATAACTGAGCCAACTTCTTTAAATATTTATAGAGGACATAGAGGAAGAATGGAAATTAAAGTTACTACTAAAGGATTGAGTTGTCATGGCTCTGCTCCAGAAAGAGGAGAAAATGCAATATTTAAAATGGCTCCAATATTAAATGAATTAAAGGCATTGCATGAAAATCTACATTATGATGAATTTTTGGGAAAAGGTACATTAACAGTTTCTGAAATATTCTTCTCATCACCATCAAGATGTGCGGTTGCAGATGGCTGTACTATTTCAATAGATAGAAGACTTACAGATGGTGAAACTTGGCAAGGTGCAATTCAAGAAATTAAAAATTTACCTGCAGTAAAAGCTGCAAATGCAGAAGTGGAGTTATATAAATACGATAGACCATCATGGACAGGACTTGTTTATCCTACAGAATCATATTTCCCATCATGGGTATTGGAAGAAGACCACCCAGCTTGTCAAACATTAGTTGATGGATATAGAGAATTATTTAAAGAAGAACCATTAGTTGATAAGTGGACTTTCTCTACAAATGCTGTTTCTATAATGGGAAGATATGGGATACCATGTATAGGATTTGGACCAGGTCATGAAGACCAAGCACATGCGCCAAATGAAAAAACTTGGAAAAATGAGTTAGTAAAATGTGCAGCACTTTATGCTTTAACACCGATAACTTATGTAAATAAGTATGTAAATAAATAA
- the dpaL gene encoding diaminopropionate ammonia-lyase, translating to MVESIKIVMNKEARKNQNKVSVKDFNLENAKNVKKFHESFDVYSKTPLARLKNLSNKLGVSEILVKDESYRFGLNAFKVLGGSYAIGNFLAQKLDVSMKDVTFNMLTKKETKEKLGDITFVTATDGNHGRGVAWAAQQLNQNAVVYMPKGSSEIRLKNIQATGAEASITDMNYDDAVRLSLDMANKYGWEIIQDTAWEGYKDIPLWIMQGYATLMLEAVEQMEEMKIEKPTHVFIQAGVGSLAGAVQGFIAAYYGEDRPITVVVEPNKADCIYRSGKNKKITNVTGDMNTIMAGLACGEPNPIGWEILNDYSDAYISCPEYIAANGMRVLGNPLNGDDRVVSGESGAVTTGIVYSILKDEDLKDLKEQLKLDENSRVLVVSTEGDTDPDYYREIVWNGVYPDKYID from the coding sequence ATGGTTGAATCTATTAAAATAGTAATGAATAAAGAAGCAAGAAAGAATCAAAATAAAGTCTCTGTAAAAGACTTTAATTTAGAAAATGCTAAGAATGTTAAAAAATTTCATGAAAGTTTTGATGTATATTCTAAAACTCCTCTTGCAAGACTTAAAAATCTTTCAAATAAACTAGGAGTTTCTGAAATATTAGTAAAAGATGAATCATACAGATTTGGATTAAATGCATTTAAAGTATTAGGAGGCTCTTATGCAATTGGTAATTTTTTAGCACAAAAACTAGATGTTTCAATGAAAGATGTTACATTTAATATGCTTACTAAGAAAGAAACAAAAGAAAAATTAGGTGATATTACTTTTGTGACTGCTACAGATGGAAATCATGGTAGAGGAGTTGCTTGGGCGGCACAACAGTTAAATCAAAATGCCGTTGTATATATGCCAAAAGGATCCTCTGAAATAAGACTTAAAAACATACAAGCGACTGGAGCAGAAGCAAGTATTACTGATATGAATTATGATGATGCAGTTAGATTATCACTTGATATGGCTAATAAATATGGTTGGGAAATAATTCAAGATACTGCTTGGGAGGGCTATAAAGATATTCCTCTATGGATAATGCAAGGGTATGCTACATTAATGCTAGAAGCAGTGGAACAAATGGAAGAAATGAAAATAGAAAAACCAACACATGTGTTTATACAAGCAGGTGTAGGTTCACTTGCTGGAGCAGTACAAGGATTTATAGCAGCTTATTATGGAGAAGATAGACCAATAACTGTTGTAGTGGAGCCAAATAAAGCTGACTGCATATATAGATCAGGCAAGAATAAAAAGATTACTAATGTAACTGGTGATATGAATACTATAATGGCAGGACTTGCTTGTGGAGAACCAAATCCAATTGGATGGGAGATATTAAATGATTATTCAGATGCATATATTTCATGTCCAGAGTATATAGCAGCCAATGGAATGAGAGTTCTTGGAAACCCGTTAAATGGTGATGACAGAGTAGTTTCTGGTGAGTCAGGGGCAGTTACTACAGGTATAGTATATTCAATACTTAAAGATGAAGATTTAAAAGATTTAAAAGAACAATTAAAACTAGATGAAAATTCTCGAGTTTTAGTTGTAAGTACAGAAGGAGATACTGATCCAGATTACTATAGGGAAATAGTTTGGAATGGAGTTTATCCTGATAAGTACATTGACTAA
- the ssnA gene encoding putative aminohydrolase SsnA: MFIIGNGRMITQSKSNPYLEDGAIVIKDNLIHDIGSTEHIKSKYPDIEFMDAKRRIIMPGMINTHMHIYSSFARGMNTEESKNFVEILENLWWKLDKTITLEDVKYSAYATYIDCIRNGTTTIFDHHASEGAVKNSLFTIAEVAKELNVRSNLCYEVTDRDGEEILEETIEENINFIKYTKENKDDMLTAMFGLHASMTLSDDTLQKCSQAIEGLDTGFHVHVAEGIEDQFDSLKKYGKRVVERYNDYNMLSDKTIAVHGIHTNKRELEILRETNSNVVHNPESNMGNAVGAAPIIKMIEMGINMGLGTDGFTADMFESMKVANLLAKHHLCDPRVAWSEVPTMLFENNRKIAEKYISKPIGILEKGALADVIVIDYTPHTPINKNNYNAHILFGIMGRSVDTTIINGKIIMKERKILVADEDEILQKSRNLAKNMWSRI; encoded by the coding sequence TTGTTTATTATAGGTAATGGTAGAATGATCACACAAAGCAAAAGTAATCCTTATTTAGAAGATGGAGCAATAGTTATAAAAGATAATTTAATTCATGACATAGGTAGTACAGAACATATAAAAAGTAAATATCCAGATATAGAATTTATGGATGCAAAAAGAAGAATTATAATGCCTGGTATGATAAATACTCATATGCATATTTACAGTTCATTTGCTCGTGGTATGAATACAGAAGAGTCTAAGAATTTTGTAGAAATACTTGAAAATTTATGGTGGAAACTAGATAAAACAATAACACTTGAAGATGTGAAATATAGTGCTTATGCTACTTATATAGATTGTATTAGAAATGGAACAACAACAATATTTGATCATCATGCAAGTGAAGGTGCAGTAAAAAATAGTTTGTTTACAATAGCAGAAGTGGCAAAAGAATTGAATGTTAGAAGTAATCTTTGTTATGAAGTTACAGATAGAGATGGTGAAGAAATATTAGAAGAAACAATAGAGGAAAATATTAATTTTATAAAATATACTAAAGAAAATAAAGATGATATGCTAACTGCTATGTTTGGACTTCATGCATCCATGACTCTTTCAGATGATACACTTCAAAAATGTAGTCAAGCTATAGAAGGGTTAGATACTGGTTTTCATGTCCATGTAGCTGAAGGAATAGAAGATCAATTTGATTCACTTAAAAAATATGGTAAAAGAGTAGTGGAAAGATATAATGACTATAATATGTTAAGTGATAAAACAATAGCAGTCCATGGTATTCATACAAATAAAAGAGAATTAGAAATTCTAAGAGAAACTAATAGCAATGTAGTTCATAATCCTGAAAGTAATATGGGAAATGCAGTAGGAGCAGCACCTATAATTAAAATGATAGAAATGGGAATAAACATGGGTCTTGGAACAGATGGATTTACAGCAGATATGTTTGAATCTATGAAAGTAGCTAATCTCTTAGCAAAGCATCATTTATGTGATCCTAGAGTTGCTTGGAGTGAAGTTCCAACTATGCTGTTTGAAAACAATAGAAAAATAGCTGAGAAATATATTTCTAAGCCTATAGGTATATTGGAAAAAGGAGCATTAGCTGATGTTATAGTAATTGATTATACACCTCATACTCCTATTAATAAAAATAATTATAATGCACATATATTATTTGGAATAATGGGAAGAAGCGTAGATACTACAATTATAAATGGAAAGATAATCATGAAGGAAAGAAAGATATTAGTAGCAGATGAAGATGAGATATTACAAAAATCTAGAAACTTAGCAAAAAATATGTGGAGTAGAATTTAA